The following are encoded together in the Acidimicrobiales bacterium genome:
- a CDS encoding HAD family hydrolase: MKKSHDEAKTAEAMVVLFDVDETLVHTGGSGARCWKAAFQKLYDIPADIGEHSSAGETDPQVARATFKGVIGRDPSADELGKLYAAYLLHLADDIWKSEGYRVLAGAEETLVHLGQAGVMLGLVSGAMEGAARTKLAPANLNRFFIFGAYGSDSPDRAELTRLAIEKATRLHEKLTPAHVYVVGDTPHDMEATKAAGAVPVGVASGHYSANELRAAGAAHVLVSLEEPFPGLSGS; the protein is encoded by the coding sequence ATGAAAAAGAGCCATGACGAGGCCAAGACCGCCGAGGCGATGGTCGTGCTGTTCGACGTGGACGAGACCTTGGTTCATACCGGCGGGTCGGGGGCGCGCTGCTGGAAAGCGGCATTCCAGAAGCTGTACGACATCCCCGCGGATATCGGCGAGCACAGCTCGGCCGGCGAGACCGACCCACAGGTGGCCCGGGCCACGTTCAAAGGAGTCATCGGCCGTGACCCCAGCGCGGACGAGCTCGGCAAGCTCTACGCCGCCTACCTGCTGCACCTGGCCGACGACATCTGGAAATCCGAGGGCTACCGCGTGCTCGCCGGCGCGGAGGAGACCCTGGTGCACCTGGGGCAGGCCGGGGTCATGCTCGGACTGGTGTCTGGTGCCATGGAAGGCGCAGCACGGACCAAGCTCGCTCCCGCCAACCTCAACCGATTCTTCATCTTCGGTGCCTACGGCTCGGACTCGCCCGACCGGGCCGAGCTGACCCGCCTGGCCATCGAAAAGGCCACCCGCTTACACGAGAAGCTCACACCGGCCCATGTGTACGTCGTAGGCGACACCCCCCACGACATGGAGGCGACCAAGGCGGCAGGGGCCGTGCCGGTGGGAGTAGCTAGCGGCCACTACTCCGCCAACGAGCTGAGAGCGGCCGGCGCCGCCCACGTGCTGGTGTCCCTCGAAGAGCCGTTCCCCGGCTTATCCGGGAGCTGA
- a CDS encoding 4Fe-4S dicluster domain-containing protein: MSETVVSRGTVTIDTERCKGCELCITACRPGVLSMSEAVNATGYRFPLLSPGCTACRACRDVCPDYCFEVFRFDTPVSEQL, translated from the coding sequence GTGAGCGAGACGGTGGTCTCGAGGGGCACCGTCACCATCGACACCGAACGATGCAAGGGTTGCGAGCTCTGCATAACCGCTTGTCGCCCTGGGGTCCTGTCGATGTCCGAAGCCGTCAACGCGACCGGATACCGGTTCCCCCTGCTATCGCCCGGGTGCACGGCGTGCCGAGCCTGCCGCGACGTCTGCCCGGACTACTGCTTCGAGGTGTTCCGCTTCGACACTCCGGTGAGCGAGCAACTCTGA
- a CDS encoding MarR family transcriptional regulator — MPTGPLDSKDLLDPKDGVTAAIQALFRLEGSRRIHQQLASAAGVSISQQGLRLLGRIVEEGPTSPGQLASMLDLDPAVVTRLLRQLEESGWVSRNRSSEDGRVTVVEVTGPGAETFDRMREVIWRHMRRALSEWPVEDVERLSSLLGRLVEDVQQRPYPSLTEPVSSP, encoded by the coding sequence GTGCCGACCGGCCCGCTGGACTCGAAGGATCTCCTGGACCCCAAGGACGGTGTCACGGCCGCGATCCAGGCCCTGTTCCGGCTGGAGGGCAGCCGGCGGATCCACCAGCAACTCGCTTCGGCCGCAGGGGTGTCGATATCGCAGCAGGGCTTGCGGCTGCTCGGCAGGATCGTCGAGGAAGGTCCCACGTCGCCGGGTCAGCTGGCGTCGATGCTGGATCTCGACCCGGCTGTGGTGACCAGGTTGCTGAGGCAGCTGGAGGAATCCGGGTGGGTGTCGCGCAACCGGAGCAGCGAAGACGGGCGGGTGACCGTCGTCGAAGTCACCGGTCCGGGCGCAGAGACCTTCGACAGGATGCGCGAGGTGATCTGGCGCCACATGCGCCGCGCTCTGTCGGAATGGCCGGTCGAGGATGTTGAAAGGCTGTCGTCTTTGCTGGGACGGCTGGTCGAGGACGTGCAGCAGCGGCCGTACCCGAGCCTGACCGAGCCGGTCAGCTCCCCTTGA
- a CDS encoding glycoside hydrolase family 65 protein translates to MISHPAFRVEPWCLRATELDLSVLAQGESVFALANGHIGWRGNLDEGEPHGLPGSYLNGVYELRPLPYGEPGYGNPESDQTAINVTNGKLIRLLVDDEPFDVRYGELRSHERCLDFRAGVLERAAEWASPAGSAVRVRSTRLVSFVQRSVAAICYEVEALDGPLRVVVQSELVANEQLPSPDGDPRVAAALEAPLVEQEHAAKAARAGLVHSTRRSGLCVAAVMDHVVDGPAGTHVSSESFPHLGRTTITAEIAPGQPLRLVKFVAYGWSASRSIPAVRDQADAALAGAVQSGWEGLLADQRAYLDAFWERADVELDGDAGIQQAVRFSLFHVLQAGARAEGRAIAAKGLTGTGYDGHCFWDTEAFVLPMLTHIAPETVAHALRWRHSTLALATERARQLGLAGAAFPWRTIQGEECSSYWPASTAAFHVNADIADAVIRYLDTTDDKAFERSVGLELLTETARLWCSLGHRDAQGRFRIDGVTGPDEYSAIADNNVYTNLMAQQNLRAAAEIAGRHRDRATELGIDEAETTGWREAAEAMYIPYDERLGVHPQAEGFTNHQLWDFAATTAEQYPLLLHFAYFDLYRKQVVKQADLVLAMHRRGDAFTAEQKARNFAYYEAVTVRDSSLSACTQAVIAAEVGHVQLAYDYLAEAALMDLENLEHNTRDGLHIASLAGSWTALVAGLAGMRDRGGTLSFAPRLPEQLSRLAFRISVRRRRLAVDIRAAAATYTLLDGEPMTVAHHGQPLAVSLNNPVVCQIPDAAVASPAPTQPPGRRPARRHPTEGSEGAKGCERSSN, encoded by the coding sequence ATGATCAGCCACCCCGCCTTCAGGGTCGAGCCGTGGTGCCTGCGGGCGACCGAGCTCGACCTGTCGGTCCTCGCACAGGGCGAGTCGGTGTTCGCCCTGGCCAACGGGCACATCGGCTGGCGCGGCAACCTGGACGAGGGAGAGCCGCACGGCCTGCCCGGCTCCTACCTCAACGGCGTCTACGAGTTGCGCCCACTCCCGTACGGGGAACCCGGCTACGGGAACCCGGAGTCCGACCAGACCGCCATCAATGTGACCAACGGCAAGCTCATCCGCCTGCTGGTCGACGACGAGCCTTTCGACGTCCGCTACGGCGAGCTTCGCTCCCATGAACGCTGCCTCGACTTCCGGGCCGGCGTGCTGGAGCGCGCCGCGGAGTGGGCGTCGCCGGCCGGTTCCGCGGTGCGGGTCCGCTCGACCCGGCTTGTGTCGTTCGTGCAACGGTCGGTCGCGGCCATCTGCTACGAGGTCGAGGCCCTCGACGGGCCGCTGCGGGTGGTCGTGCAGTCCGAGCTGGTGGCCAACGAGCAGCTCCCCTCGCCTGACGGCGACCCTCGGGTGGCGGCCGCGCTCGAGGCGCCCCTGGTGGAACAAGAGCACGCCGCCAAAGCCGCCCGGGCGGGGCTCGTGCACTCCACGCGGCGAAGCGGTCTGTGCGTCGCGGCGGTGATGGATCACGTCGTCGACGGGCCGGCGGGAACCCACGTGAGCTCCGAAAGCTTCCCCCACCTCGGCCGTACGACCATCACCGCCGAGATCGCACCGGGACAGCCGCTGCGCCTGGTCAAGTTCGTCGCCTACGGCTGGTCCGCGTCCCGGTCGATACCGGCTGTGCGCGACCAGGCCGACGCTGCGCTCGCCGGGGCGGTCCAGAGCGGCTGGGAAGGCCTGCTCGCCGATCAGCGGGCCTACCTCGACGCCTTCTGGGAGCGCGCTGACGTCGAGCTCGACGGCGACGCCGGGATACAGCAGGCGGTGCGGTTCTCGCTGTTCCACGTGCTGCAGGCCGGCGCCCGGGCCGAGGGCAGAGCGATCGCCGCCAAAGGCCTGACCGGCACCGGCTACGACGGGCACTGCTTCTGGGACACCGAAGCCTTCGTGCTGCCGATGCTCACCCACATCGCCCCCGAGACCGTCGCCCACGCCTTGCGCTGGCGCCACTCCACCCTGGCTTTGGCCACCGAGCGCGCCAGGCAGCTCGGGCTCGCGGGCGCGGCCTTCCCGTGGCGGACCATCCAGGGCGAAGAGTGCTCCAGTTACTGGCCGGCCAGCACGGCCGCGTTCCACGTCAACGCCGACATCGCCGACGCCGTCATCCGATACCTCGACACCACCGACGACAAGGCCTTCGAGCGTTCCGTGGGCCTCGAGCTGCTAACTGAGACGGCACGGCTGTGGTGCTCCCTTGGGCATCGCGACGCCCAGGGCCGGTTCCGGATCGACGGCGTCACCGGGCCTGACGAGTACAGCGCCATCGCCGACAACAACGTCTACACCAACCTCATGGCCCAGCAGAACCTGCGCGCCGCCGCCGAGATCGCCGGCCGCCACCGCGACCGGGCAACCGAGCTCGGCATCGACGAGGCAGAAACGACCGGATGGCGTGAGGCGGCCGAGGCCATGTACATCCCCTACGACGAGAGACTCGGGGTCCACCCCCAGGCCGAGGGGTTCACCAACCACCAGCTCTGGGACTTCGCCGCCACCACGGCTGAGCAGTACCCGCTCCTGTTGCACTTCGCCTACTTCGACCTGTACCGCAAGCAGGTGGTCAAGCAAGCGGATCTGGTCCTGGCCATGCACCGCCGCGGCGACGCGTTCACCGCCGAGCAGAAAGCCCGCAACTTCGCGTACTACGAAGCCGTCACTGTCCGGGACTCCTCGCTTTCTGCATGCACCCAGGCGGTGATCGCCGCCGAGGTCGGCCACGTCCAACTGGCCTATGACTACCTGGCTGAGGCGGCCCTCATGGACCTCGAGAACTTGGAGCACAACACCCGCGATGGCCTGCACATAGCCTCACTCGCCGGCAGCTGGACCGCCCTGGTGGCCGGTCTGGCCGGCATGCGCGATCGGGGCGGCACCTTGAGCTTCGCTCCCCGGCTTCCTGAGCAACTGTCCAGGCTTGCATTCAGGATCTCCGTGCGCCGGCGACGCCTGGCCGTAGACATACGGGCCGCGGCCGCCACGTACACCCTGCTCGACGGGGAGCCGATGACCGTCGCCCACCACGGCCAGCCGCTTGCCGTCTCGCTCAACAATCCCGTCGTGTGCCAGATCCCTGATGCGGCTGTGGCGTCGCCGGCGCCTACACAACCACCGGGGCGTCGCCCCGCCCGGCGACACCCAACTGAGGGTAGCGAAGGAGCAAAAGGATGCGAACGATCATCGAACTGA
- a CDS encoding NDMA-dependent alcohol dehydrogenase, whose amino-acid sequence MQTDAAVLWEIGTEWKIERIDLDGPKEGEVLVRLAASGMCHSDEHVVTGDSPMPLPMVGGHEGAGVVEAVGPGVTALSPGDHVVTSFLPACGRCPSCSSGHQNLCDLGALLPDGLQITDGTSRHRAGGQDLRAMCMVGTFAHWTVANEASFIKIDPYIPLDLACLLGCGFTTGWGSAVYRADVRPGEDVAVVGVGGLGSAAVQGASLAGAKRIFAIDPEPLKRESAMRFGATHTAASITEAFPLIQEETWGRMCHKVIATMGVGKGELVAPMMALVAKRGRAVMTNVHNAFETDVKLSMVDLMFMEKEIVGCLYGSANPRADIPRLVDLYKQGQIDLDGMVTRTYPLDGINEGYADMRAGRNIRGVLVYPK is encoded by the coding sequence ATGCAGACCGATGCCGCGGTGTTGTGGGAGATCGGCACGGAGTGGAAGATCGAGCGGATCGACCTGGACGGCCCCAAGGAAGGCGAGGTGCTGGTCCGGCTCGCCGCGTCGGGCATGTGCCACTCGGACGAGCACGTCGTCACCGGTGACTCTCCGATGCCCTTGCCGATGGTCGGCGGCCATGAGGGCGCCGGCGTCGTGGAGGCTGTCGGCCCCGGCGTGACCGCACTTTCGCCCGGCGATCACGTGGTGACCAGCTTCCTCCCGGCGTGCGGTCGTTGCCCGTCGTGCAGCAGCGGCCACCAGAACCTCTGCGACCTGGGAGCGCTCCTCCCGGACGGCTTGCAGATCACCGACGGCACCTCACGGCATCGCGCCGGCGGTCAGGACCTCCGGGCCATGTGCATGGTCGGCACCTTCGCACACTGGACCGTCGCCAACGAGGCTTCCTTCATCAAGATTGACCCCTACATCCCGCTCGACCTCGCGTGCCTGCTCGGGTGCGGCTTCACAACCGGATGGGGATCGGCGGTGTACCGGGCCGACGTGCGGCCGGGTGAGGACGTGGCCGTCGTCGGGGTCGGAGGCCTCGGGTCAGCCGCCGTGCAGGGAGCCAGCCTGGCCGGAGCCAAGCGGATCTTCGCGATCGACCCCGAGCCGTTGAAGCGTGAGTCGGCGATGCGATTCGGAGCGACTCACACAGCCGCTTCCATCACCGAGGCCTTCCCGCTGATCCAGGAAGAGACCTGGGGCCGCATGTGCCACAAGGTGATCGCGACGATGGGAGTCGGCAAGGGCGAACTGGTCGCGCCGATGATGGCGCTGGTCGCCAAGCGGGGACGCGCGGTCATGACCAACGTGCACAACGCCTTCGAGACCGACGTGAAGCTGAGCATGGTCGACCTGATGTTCATGGAGAAGGAGATCGTCGGCTGTCTTTACGGTTCCGCGAACCCCCGGGCCGACATTCCCCGTCTCGTGGACCTCTACAAGCAAGGTCAGATCGATCTGGACGGGATGGTGACGCGCACCTACCCGCTCGACGGCATCAACGAGGGCTACGCGGACATGCGGGCAGGCCGCAACATCCGCGGCGTGCTCGTCTACCCGAAGTAG
- a CDS encoding DUF488 family protein, with translation MAKKEVRVRRVYDTPAPADGARVLVDRIWPRGLTKDKAHLDEWCKEVAPSTELRKWYSHDPSRFEEFTRRYHAELKQRARSDTLAHLRQLAKDRTLTLLTATKQPDISEAEVLARMLRE, from the coding sequence ATGGCGAAGAAGGAGGTAAGGGTACGCCGGGTCTACGACACGCCGGCGCCCGCAGATGGGGCCCGGGTGCTGGTCGACCGGATCTGGCCGCGGGGGTTGACCAAGGACAAGGCCCATCTCGACGAGTGGTGCAAGGAGGTGGCACCTTCGACCGAGCTGCGAAAGTGGTATAGCCACGACCCCTCGCGGTTCGAGGAGTTCACCCGCCGCTACCACGCCGAGCTGAAACAACGCGCGCGATCCGACACTCTGGCCCACCTGCGACAGCTGGCGAAGGACCGGACGCTGACCTTGCTTACCGCCACCAAGCAGCCCGACATCAGCGAGGCCGAGGTACTCGCCCGGATGCTCCGTGAGTGA
- a CDS encoding transketolase C-terminal domain-containing protein: MSPRLLQGSDAVAHAAIMAGCRFFAGYPMLPFTELLEAMARRMPSAGGVCMNAESEIEAVNMALGAGAAGARSATGSCGQGIALMQEAIAEAALNEVPFVVFNMARGQQDYFQATRGGGWGDYRTLCLAPKDVAEAVEHTQLLFHLADLYRAPVTMYGDYLISHTYMSVDVEPLSLGALPPKDWALDGSLGGTGRSRQIWTWAMGKADNPGPGPDLHWQHIATKFEEMARAEQRSESFSCEDADTVIVSFGTAAPFVEQVVGELRDKGTRVGCFRPITLWPFPESALAEAARNASRVLVFEVNAGQMIDDVRLSIGGRIPVVPVGRVSIDFSGMRQGEILSVGWIRDRVTDLIAQGALT, translated from the coding sequence ATGTCACCTCGCCTTCTTCAGGGCAGCGACGCCGTAGCCCACGCGGCGATAATGGCGGGCTGCCGTTTCTTCGCCGGCTACCCGATGCTCCCGTTCACCGAGCTTCTCGAAGCCATGGCCCGCCGCATGCCGTCAGCCGGTGGGGTCTGCATGAATGCCGAGAGCGAGATCGAGGCGGTCAACATGGCGCTCGGGGCCGGAGCCGCCGGCGCCCGCTCCGCCACCGGGTCCTGCGGCCAGGGCATCGCTCTCATGCAGGAGGCGATCGCCGAAGCCGCGCTCAACGAGGTGCCCTTCGTGGTGTTCAACATGGCCCGCGGCCAGCAGGACTACTTCCAGGCCACGCGCGGCGGCGGTTGGGGCGACTACCGGACGCTGTGCCTCGCACCCAAGGACGTGGCCGAAGCGGTCGAGCACACCCAGCTGCTGTTCCACCTGGCCGACCTCTACCGTGCACCGGTCACCATGTACGGCGATTACCTCATTTCCCACACCTACATGAGCGTCGACGTCGAGCCGCTCAGCTTGGGCGCCCTGCCGCCGAAGGACTGGGCTCTGGACGGCTCCCTCGGTGGCACCGGCAGGTCGCGCCAGATCTGGACCTGGGCCATGGGCAAGGCTGACAATCCCGGCCCGGGACCGGACCTCCACTGGCAGCACATCGCGACCAAGTTCGAGGAGATGGCGAGAGCGGAGCAGCGGTCGGAGTCTTTTTCCTGCGAGGATGCCGACACAGTGATCGTCTCCTTCGGCACCGCCGCGCCCTTCGTCGAACAGGTCGTCGGCGAGCTGCGCGACAAGGGGACGAGGGTCGGCTGTTTCAGGCCCATCACCCTCTGGCCGTTCCCGGAGTCCGCACTCGCAGAGGCGGCGCGCAACGCGTCGCGTGTTCTCGTATTCGAAGTCAACGCCGGCCAGATGATCGACGACGTGAGGCTGTCGATCGGCGGGCGAATCCCCGTCGTGCCGGTCGGCAGGGTGAGCATCGACTTCTCCGGGATGCGCCAGGGCGAGATCCTCTCCGTAGGGTGGATCCGCGACCGTGTCACGGACCTGATCGCGCAAGGAGCCCTCACATGA
- a CDS encoding HAD-IA family hydrolase, whose translation MSDHALGLPTRIEACLFDLDGVLTQTAKVHAAAWKEMFDAFLEARAEKTREAFLAFDPVGDYDAYVDGKPRADGTRSFLASRGIELPEGSPGDPPGAETILGLGNAKNEIVLRRLRSDGVEAYEGSIRYVRAVRGAGLRPAVVSSSTNCADVLVAAGIDDLFDARIDGVTAERDHLAGKPAPDLFLAGARALGVDPGDAAVFEDALAGVAAGRAGRFGFVVGVDRAGQAAELRAHGADVVVRDLAELMESS comes from the coding sequence GTGAGTGACCATGCGCTCGGCCTTCCAACCCGGATAGAGGCGTGCCTGTTCGACCTCGATGGTGTCCTCACCCAGACGGCGAAGGTCCATGCGGCCGCGTGGAAGGAGATGTTCGACGCCTTCCTCGAGGCCCGGGCCGAGAAGACCCGCGAAGCCTTCTTGGCTTTCGACCCCGTCGGCGACTACGACGCCTACGTGGACGGCAAGCCCCGCGCCGACGGCACCCGCTCGTTCCTCGCCTCCCGAGGCATCGAACTGCCCGAGGGAAGCCCCGGCGACCCGCCCGGCGCCGAGACGATACTTGGCCTGGGCAACGCCAAGAACGAGATCGTCCTTCGCCGGCTCCGCAGCGACGGCGTCGAAGCGTATGAGGGGTCGATTCGCTACGTCAGGGCCGTCCGGGGCGCCGGGCTGCGCCCGGCGGTGGTCTCGTCCAGCACCAACTGTGCCGACGTGCTAGTGGCCGCCGGCATCGACGACCTCTTCGACGCGCGTATCGACGGCGTGACCGCGGAGCGCGACCACTTGGCCGGCAAGCCCGCCCCCGACCTGTTCCTCGCGGGAGCCCGGGCCCTCGGGGTCGACCCGGGCGACGCCGCGGTCTTCGAGGATGCCCTGGCCGGAGTGGCAGCGGGCCGGGCAGGGCGGTTCGGCTTCGTGGTCGGCGTCGACCGGGCTGGCCAGGCGGCTGAGCTAAGAGCCCACGGTGCGGACGTCGTCGTGCGCGACCTGGCCGAACTGATGGAGTCCTCATGA
- a CDS encoding C40 family peptidase produces MRRLAAIVALLGGFVSVVEACGGSASRPVSVHKAVSAPPAATQSAGPTSAARHTFIEERVGQGRQAWVAVPVATLWNQPGFTRPVDRLVVQAQPAVADWLSSMDTSSKLELDYTMATQALLDEPLTVVEISGDWADVLVQDQTGSVYTDGVEGWMPLSQITFDAPPATGAYATVSQPIAGAGDPSLSYGTRLPILSSTPGGYVVWTPYGKRFLPGNEARPAPPPITPQAVLGEAEKFLGLPYLWAGTSGYGFDCSGLTYAIYRQFGITLARDAGDQASEGRPVARDQLRPGDLMFFASGGQIHHVGIYAGNGLMLHAPQTGSVVQEIKIWSSPLASQYEGARRYFG; encoded by the coding sequence ATGCGGCGTTTGGCAGCGATCGTCGCTCTCCTCGGCGGGTTCGTGTCGGTGGTAGAGGCGTGCGGAGGCAGCGCATCGCGCCCGGTGTCGGTGCACAAGGCCGTGTCCGCGCCACCGGCCGCCACCCAGTCGGCAGGACCGACTAGCGCGGCGCGCCACACCTTCATAGAGGAGCGGGTCGGGCAGGGAAGGCAGGCCTGGGTCGCGGTGCCGGTGGCGACGCTGTGGAACCAGCCGGGCTTCACTCGGCCCGTGGACCGATTGGTCGTCCAGGCGCAACCCGCGGTCGCCGATTGGCTTTCCTCGATGGACACCTCGAGCAAGCTCGAACTCGACTACACGATGGCGACCCAGGCGCTCCTCGATGAACCCCTCACGGTCGTCGAGATCTCCGGTGACTGGGCGGACGTACTGGTCCAGGATCAGACCGGCAGTGTGTATACCGACGGCGTGGAAGGTTGGATGCCGCTGTCGCAGATCACGTTCGACGCGCCGCCCGCTACCGGTGCGTACGCGACCGTGTCCCAGCCTATAGCCGGCGCCGGCGATCCGTCCCTCTCGTACGGGACGCGGCTGCCGATTCTCTCGTCCACCCCCGGCGGTTACGTCGTATGGACTCCTTACGGCAAGCGCTTCCTGCCGGGTAACGAAGCGAGGCCTGCACCGCCGCCGATAACACCGCAAGCGGTTCTCGGGGAAGCCGAGAAGTTCCTCGGTCTCCCCTACCTGTGGGCGGGCACGTCGGGTTACGGGTTCGACTGCTCGGGCCTCACTTATGCCATCTACCGCCAGTTCGGCATTACCCTCGCCCGCGACGCCGGCGACCAGGCGTCCGAAGGTCGCCCCGTCGCGAGAGACCAGCTCCGGCCCGGAGACCTGATGTTCTTCGCTTCCGGAGGCCAGATCCATCACGTCGGCATTTACGCGGGCAACGGCCTCATGCTGCACGCTCCGCAGACCGGCAGCGTGGTGCAGGAGATCAAGATCTGGTCCTCGCCTTTGGCGAGCCAGTACGAGGGCGCTCGGCGCTACTTCGGGTAG
- a CDS encoding mycofactocin-coupled SDR family oxidoreductase, translating into MGRLDGKVALITGAARGQGRSHAVRLAAEGARIAGVDICAPLQVEYEPATPDDLAETVRLVEAQGQSMIGLRGDVRILADLQKAVAATLEAFGRIDVVVANAGILTAGLLWELSEEQWQDMIDTNLTGVWHTIKATVPAMIEQGSGGSIIIVSSVAGLSGTPFVGHYVAAKHGAVGLSRALANELGAHRIRVNSVHPAAVNTKMNDGPTLPDLINRFSDTLGPVFMTSLPYFMMEPEAVSNAVAFLASDESKYITGVQVPVDMGTLNR; encoded by the coding sequence ATGGGACGGCTTGACGGGAAGGTGGCCTTGATCACGGGAGCCGCCAGGGGGCAGGGGCGCTCGCACGCGGTCCGTTTGGCGGCCGAGGGCGCACGGATCGCTGGGGTCGACATCTGCGCGCCGCTGCAGGTGGAGTACGAGCCCGCGACACCCGACGATCTCGCCGAGACCGTACGGCTGGTCGAAGCACAGGGTCAGTCGATGATCGGCCTTCGGGGTGACGTTCGGATCCTCGCCGACCTGCAGAAGGCCGTCGCCGCGACCCTCGAGGCGTTCGGCCGGATCGATGTCGTCGTCGCCAACGCCGGGATCCTGACAGCGGGCCTGCTATGGGAGCTTTCCGAGGAGCAGTGGCAGGACATGATCGACACCAACCTGACGGGGGTCTGGCACACGATCAAGGCGACGGTCCCGGCGATGATCGAGCAGGGGAGCGGCGGGTCGATCATCATTGTGAGCTCCGTCGCTGGTCTGAGCGGGACGCCGTTCGTCGGTCACTATGTCGCGGCCAAGCACGGAGCGGTTGGACTGTCCCGTGCCCTCGCCAACGAGCTCGGCGCCCACCGCATACGCGTCAACTCCGTCCACCCGGCCGCGGTGAACACCAAGATGAACGACGGCCCCACGCTGCCCGATCTCATCAACCGATTCTCCGACACGCTCGGTCCGGTGTTCATGACCAGCCTGCCGTACTTCATGATGGAACCCGAGGCTGTATCCAACGCCGTCGCGTTCCTCGCATCCGACGAGAGCAAATACATCACCGGTGTGCAGGTGCCCGTCGACATGGGCACGCTCAACCGCTGA
- a CDS encoding thiamine pyrophosphate-dependent enzyme, translating into MTTPPVPAGRKVAEALAPLQISGEHHLCPGCGHPVAWRLMLEAISDLDLQRRAIGVVGHGCYTNIVSLADIDFLQCLHGRAPAVATGIKRVRPGAAVFTIQGDGDVASEGLAEVLHAAARGERITTIMLNNGVFGDTGGQMTAASVLGQRTKTSLDGRDPGDHGYPVPVAELVAALPGAVYVARGAVNNAGSIAKTKRYIKRAFELSAAGEGFTFVEVLTMCPTGWFLPTLEGPGYIEDTFEKTFPIGALKGS; encoded by the coding sequence ATGACGACCCCCCCCGTCCCTGCAGGGAGGAAGGTCGCCGAAGCATTGGCGCCCTTGCAGATATCCGGCGAGCACCATCTCTGCCCCGGTTGCGGTCACCCCGTCGCGTGGCGGCTGATGCTCGAGGCGATATCCGACCTGGACCTTCAGCGCCGCGCGATCGGGGTCGTCGGCCACGGCTGCTACACCAACATCGTCTCCCTGGCAGACATCGACTTCCTGCAGTGCCTCCACGGCCGGGCGCCGGCGGTCGCCACCGGCATCAAGAGAGTCCGGCCCGGCGCTGCGGTCTTCACCATCCAAGGAGACGGCGACGTCGCGAGCGAAGGCCTCGCCGAGGTCCTCCACGCCGCGGCACGCGGCGAACGGATCACAACGATCATGCTCAACAACGGCGTCTTCGGAGACACCGGCGGCCAGATGACCGCCGCGTCGGTCCTCGGCCAGCGCACCAAGACGAGTCTCGACGGACGAGATCCCGGCGACCACGGTTACCCCGTGCCCGTCGCCGAGCTCGTCGCCGCCCTGCCCGGAGCTGTCTACGTCGCGCGCGGTGCCGTCAACAACGCCGGCTCGATCGCGAAGACGAAGCGCTACATCAAGCGGGCGTTCGAGCTCTCGGCCGCAGGTGAGGGATTCACGTTTGTGGAGGTGCTCACCATGTGCCCGACCGGCTGGTTCCTCCCGACCCTCGAGGGTCCCGGCTACATCGAGGACACCTTCGAGAAGACATTCCCGATCGGCGCGCTCAAGGGGAGCTGA
- a CDS encoding 2-oxoacid:acceptor oxidoreductase family protein: MQREVILTGIGGQGVQLAAKTLAMAATAEGRQVMMSSHYGGEMRGGQTEASVVVADRGLRAVPILETAWSAMVMHGRYWPGVAPRLRQGGVAVVNTTIAPDITAGPGGIVGIAAGDIAGEIGAPMAAGFVLLGAYATATGIVGTDSLVEAMRELVPPYRTQHIAANEAAIRAGADATPASHPAWSEVAA; this comes from the coding sequence GTGCAACGCGAGGTGATCCTCACGGGTATAGGGGGCCAGGGCGTGCAGCTCGCCGCAAAGACGCTTGCAATGGCCGCCACCGCCGAGGGTCGCCAGGTGATGATGAGCTCGCACTACGGGGGCGAGATGCGGGGTGGCCAAACCGAGGCGTCCGTCGTGGTGGCAGACCGCGGGCTGCGGGCCGTGCCGATCCTCGAGACGGCATGGTCGGCGATGGTCATGCACGGCCGGTACTGGCCGGGAGTGGCCCCTCGCCTGCGCCAAGGCGGTGTGGCCGTCGTGAACACCACGATCGCTCCCGACATCACCGCGGGCCCAGGCGGGATCGTCGGGATCGCGGCCGGGGACATAGCAGGGGAAATCGGGGCACCGATGGCAGCCGGTTTCGTGCTGCTGGGCGCGTACGCGACCGCAACCGGCATTGTGGGCACGGACTCACTCGTTGAAGCGATGCGCGAACTCGTGCCGCCGTACCGCACACAGCACATCGCGGCCAACGAGGCCGCGATACGCGCTGGGGCCGACGCGACCCCTGCGTCCCATCCCGCCTGGTCCGAGGTCGCCGCGTGA